A single region of the Aeromonas hydrophila subsp. hydrophila ATCC 7966 genome encodes:
- a CDS encoding outer membrane beta-barrel protein, whose amino-acid sequence MKKVALSVLVLAGFASTSALAEDAFSYAKGGLTWAHTKSDYIGGKDSNNRDFGGLNLDLSKSFGSNFYGRLGSEYTSRNDGNDSMGISSLGLGVYTPLSTGLNLYGEAGLMGYTMERQVAANVKDSGWDVITRKNSGSMYGEAGLRYDIGAVELSTGYRYANMTDDMHDFKVGAAYKVSQNLALTADYTYRKWDLQQGSITSLGVKYSF is encoded by the coding sequence ATGAAAAAAGTTGCACTTTCAGTTCTGGTTCTGGCCGGTTTCGCTTCAACTTCCGCTCTGGCTGAGGATGCCTTCAGCTACGCCAAAGGCGGCCTGACCTGGGCGCACACCAAGTCCGATTACATCGGCGGCAAGGATAGCAACAACCGCGACTTCGGCGGTCTGAACCTGGACCTCTCCAAGAGCTTCGGTTCCAACTTCTACGGTCGTCTGGGCAGCGAGTACACCTCCCGCAACGATGGCAACGACAGCATGGGCATCTCCAGCCTGGGTCTGGGTGTCTACACCCCGCTCAGCACAGGTCTGAACCTGTATGGGGAAGCAGGTCTGATGGGTTACACCATGGAGCGTCAGGTGGCCGCCAACGTCAAAGACAGCGGCTGGGATGTGATCACCCGCAAAAACAGCGGCAGCATGTACGGTGAGGCCGGCCTGCGCTACGACATCGGCGCGGTCGAGCTCTCCACCGGCTACCGCTACGCCAACATGACCGACGACATGCACGATTTCAAAGTGGGCGCCGCCTACAAGGTGAGCCAGAACCTGGCCCTCACTGCCGACTACACCTACCGCAAGTGGGACCTGCAACAGGGCTCCATCACCAGCCTGGGTGTGAAGTACAGCTTCTAA